A region from the Acidobacteriota bacterium genome encodes:
- a CDS encoding ubiquinol-cytochrome c reductase iron-sulfur subunit — MAEEKKNQDRIQGAADSSIDRREFFVKMGLGSLGIAAAGTAAFGYQFLSPNVLYEPSPIVNMGQPASYALDSVTLDVDARIFVVHGAEGFFALNAVCTHLGCLTAWKPEIDTIACPCHGSKFTREGVKKEGPAPKPLPWLRMWLSEDGELMVDRSTEVRALQFVRV; from the coding sequence ATGGCAGAGGAAAAGAAAAACCAGGATCGAATTCAGGGAGCGGCGGACTCCAGCATCGACCGTCGCGAGTTCTTCGTGAAGATGGGACTCGGTTCGCTCGGCATTGCGGCCGCCGGTACGGCCGCTTTCGGCTACCAGTTTCTGTCGCCAAATGTGCTCTATGAGCCGTCTCCGATCGTGAATATGGGCCAGCCGGCAAGTTATGCACTCGATTCCGTCACGCTCGATGTCGACGCACGAATATTTGTTGTGCACGGAGCGGAGGGTTTCTTTGCACTGAACGCCGTGTGCACGCATCTCGGCTGCCTGACCGCATGGAAACCGGAGATTGACACCATCGCGTGCCCATGTCACGGCAGCAAGTTCACTCGTGAAGGCGTCAAGAAAGAAGGGCCGGCGCCCAAGCCTCTGCCCTGGCTGCGGATGTGGCTGAGTGAGGACGGCGAATTGATGGTCGACCGTTCTACCGAAGTCCGCGCGCTGCAGTTCGTGAGGGTTTAG
- a CDS encoding ABC transporter permease, with product MTETSAKFETLRARAIRWIGRWTPDFSLGLQNLLAHRLRTLLTMLGMIFGVAAVVSMLSIGAGARQRVMAFIEQMGVHNLIVEAKETTDWQAHQKIRQVSPGLTLQDYRVIRDNLSDVAASTARKRYVPTKTIPKARMDTPTVYGVSPEYTIIGGLRVTEGSFFDDDQEKHGAPVCVLGAGAKASLYGAANSVGQYVKLDEQWFRVIGTVAPQVAAQTDLPDVPSEDLNNIIYVPLNAAMFRLENTYSRRRDEIDGIYLNVKDSDQLVPSSQVVRAILESSHHGAADFSVIVPAELLAEQKRTERLFSAVMVAIASISLLVGGIGIMNIMLASILERTREIGVRRAVGARQSDIVRQFVVEAIMISFVGGTFGIAFGFGMSRLIAVLAGWSTIVTAPSILLAFLVSISVGLVFGIYPAMKAARLDPVEAIRYE from the coding sequence ATGACGGAGACAAGCGCCAAATTCGAAACACTCCGGGCGCGCGCGATCCGGTGGATTGGCCGTTGGACGCCTGACTTCAGCCTGGGATTGCAGAACCTGCTGGCTCACCGACTGCGTACGCTGCTCACCATGCTAGGCATGATCTTTGGCGTGGCAGCAGTGGTCTCCATGCTTTCCATAGGGGCCGGTGCTCGCCAAAGAGTGATGGCGTTCATCGAACAGATGGGTGTGCACAACCTGATTGTGGAGGCTAAAGAGACCACCGATTGGCAGGCTCATCAGAAAATCCGCCAAGTCTCACCTGGCCTGACCTTGCAGGATTACCGCGTGATTCGCGATAACCTCAGCGATGTTGCCGCCTCCACCGCCCGGAAACGCTACGTGCCGACGAAGACAATTCCCAAGGCGCGGATGGACACCCCCACCGTGTATGGCGTCAGCCCTGAATACACGATCATTGGAGGGCTTCGCGTAACTGAGGGCAGCTTTTTCGATGACGACCAGGAAAAACACGGCGCCCCGGTATGCGTGTTGGGCGCGGGCGCAAAGGCCAGCCTGTACGGCGCGGCGAACTCTGTCGGTCAGTATGTGAAGCTCGATGAACAGTGGTTCCGTGTGATCGGCACGGTGGCTCCTCAGGTTGCCGCTCAAACCGACCTGCCTGACGTGCCGTCGGAAGACTTGAACAACATTATCTACGTTCCCTTGAATGCAGCAATGTTTCGACTTGAGAACACATACAGCAGAAGACGCGACGAGATCGACGGAATTTATCTGAACGTGAAGGACAGCGATCAACTAGTACCAAGTTCGCAGGTCGTGCGGGCAATCCTCGAATCGTCGCACCACGGTGCCGCCGACTTCAGCGTAATTGTGCCCGCAGAATTGCTGGCGGAACAGAAACGGACGGAGCGCCTCTTCAGCGCTGTCATGGTGGCGATCGCGTCAATCTCCCTGCTCGTAGGCGGCATCGGGATCATGAACATCATGTTGGCCAGCATTCTCGAGCGCACACGCGAAATCGGTGTACGACGCGCCGTGGGTGCGCGCCAGTCTGATATCGTGCGCCAGTTTGTGGTTGAGGCAATCATGATTTCCTTTGTGGGTGGAACTTTCGGCATCGCCTTCGGCTTTGGGATGTCACGCCTGATTGCGGTGCTCGCGGGATGGTCAACCATCGTGACTGCGCCTTCGATCCTGCTTGCGTTTCTCGTTTCGATTTCGGTGGGGTTGGTATTTGGCATCTACCCGGCGATGAAGGCAGCACGGCTCGACCCGGTGGAGGCCATCCGGTACGAATAG
- a CDS encoding efflux RND transporter periplasmic adaptor subunit — MIARLQALWKYRPALLLGVFVFVVLTVLVGAVGLTNRPPSVPTAEVTRGEFVDSLSLRGEVKALRSLTLSAPAEAGDLQIVKIATDGSQVKKGDSVVEFDKTRTEQDLAQYKSALKSAQAEIDQARAEARLSEEGNVTAVAKAKYDVETAKLEAGKQEIISAIEGDKNRLKVGDAEQRLREAEQKQKSDREASKAAIANKIQGSKKATFDAQRAERALSEMTLRAPSDGMISLLQLWRGEGQAAFKAGDRAWPGAPIAEFPDVSTLRVSARVDETERGRLKSGQEVNVQFDAIPDRQFTGRIDLISGAATTDFSSGWPFPRNFTFLVLLDQSDARLKPGMSAQLSVVVDKVREALTIPIAASFQKSGRSVVYVLRGSKFEEREVKEDRRSGDRILVANGLRSGERVALKDPSNKE; from the coding sequence ATGATCGCCAGGCTGCAAGCACTCTGGAAATACCGGCCTGCGCTGTTGCTAGGGGTGTTTGTTTTCGTGGTTCTCACAGTATTGGTTGGCGCAGTCGGATTAACGAACCGGCCGCCATCTGTTCCGACCGCTGAGGTCACGCGCGGCGAATTTGTCGATTCGCTGTCGTTGCGTGGTGAGGTGAAAGCGCTTCGATCGCTCACCCTCTCCGCCCCGGCCGAAGCTGGCGATCTCCAGATCGTAAAGATTGCGACGGATGGATCCCAGGTCAAGAAGGGCGATTCGGTAGTCGAATTTGACAAGACGCGCACCGAGCAAGACCTGGCCCAATACAAGTCAGCTTTGAAATCGGCGCAGGCGGAAATCGACCAGGCGCGTGCGGAAGCGCGCCTCTCCGAAGAAGGGAATGTTACTGCCGTTGCCAAGGCGAAATACGACGTCGAGACTGCAAAGCTCGAAGCCGGCAAGCAGGAGATTATTTCAGCGATCGAAGGCGACAAAAATCGGTTGAAAGTTGGCGATGCCGAACAGCGCCTGCGGGAAGCGGAACAGAAACAGAAGTCCGATCGCGAGGCCAGTAAGGCAGCGATCGCAAACAAAATCCAGGGGAGCAAGAAGGCGACTTTCGATGCGCAGCGTGCCGAGCGGGCCTTGAGCGAAATGACGCTGCGCGCCCCTTCGGATGGCATGATTTCGTTGCTGCAACTGTGGCGCGGTGAAGGACAGGCTGCGTTCAAGGCCGGCGATCGGGCATGGCCGGGAGCGCCCATTGCCGAATTTCCCGACGTTTCCACGCTACGGGTATCGGCCCGGGTGGACGAAACCGAACGCGGCCGGCTAAAGAGCGGTCAGGAAGTGAACGTGCAATTCGACGCGATTCCGGACCGCCAGTTTACGGGCCGCATCGACCTGATCAGTGGCGCGGCAACGACTGATTTTTCCAGCGGCTGGCCGTTTCCGAGAAATTTCACTTTCCTGGTTCTGCTCGATCAGAGTGACGCCCGGCTCAAGCCGGGGATGAGCGCGCAATTGAGTGTCGTAGTCGATAAGGTCAGAGAGGCGCTCACGATCCCAATCGCGGCATCGTTCCAGAAATCCGGACGTTCAGTTGTGTATGTACTTCGCGGTTCGAAATTTGAAGAGCGAGAAGTGAAAGAAGATCGTCGGAGCGGTGATCGCATTCTCGTTGCCAATGGGCTGCGCTCCGGGGAGCGCGTGGCTTTGAAGGATCCTTCGAACAAGGAGTGA
- a CDS encoding efflux RND transporter periplasmic adaptor subunit produces MAMQSPDGRLMDDSAPTVSPAEGELQSVADEKATGWKPSRKLLAFATIFLVFLAGLSFLVIRKSGTQRSGPGTSAQTPGTSHLLRLKGTTEAVQARAILAPALSGQTVSTLTITRLLTGGSKVKAGDLLVEFDRQAQMRDFLDKQTEYNKLVGQVAEKQAKEDAIRAKDETDLHQAESALKNADLDMKKVELMSRIDVEKTQQNQEQAKATLQQLKETFELKRSAARAAIRILEIQRDRTQRIMRNAQSNADLMQIHSPLDGVVVLNTIWKNGRMGEVQEGDQVQPGVPFMRVVNPSAMQVQVLVNQEDILGLRIGQDANVRLDAYPEFVLPGKLEQIAPIARSGDFSSKVRTFSTIFSIQGTDARLMPDLSAAVDLTVDPAGGEMKAER; encoded by the coding sequence ATGGCTATGCAGTCGCCGGACGGAAGATTGATGGATGACTCCGCTCCCACCGTCTCACCGGCGGAGGGAGAGCTTCAGTCAGTTGCCGACGAAAAGGCAACGGGCTGGAAACCTTCTCGCAAGTTGCTGGCATTCGCGACGATCTTCCTTGTATTTCTTGCCGGTCTGTCCTTCCTGGTGATTCGTAAGTCAGGGACACAGCGAAGCGGGCCGGGGACCTCCGCTCAAACTCCTGGAACGTCCCACCTCCTTCGTCTCAAGGGAACTACGGAAGCGGTCCAGGCGCGCGCGATTCTGGCTCCCGCTCTCTCGGGACAAACGGTGAGTACGCTGACGATCACGCGGCTGCTGACTGGTGGAAGCAAGGTTAAGGCAGGTGACTTGTTGGTGGAATTCGACCGCCAGGCACAGATGAGAGATTTTCTCGACAAGCAAACGGAGTACAACAAACTGGTGGGCCAAGTCGCCGAAAAGCAAGCGAAGGAAGATGCGATCCGCGCCAAGGACGAGACCGATCTCCATCAAGCGGAGAGCGCCCTCAAGAATGCCGACCTGGATATGAAGAAGGTCGAATTGATGTCGCGCATTGATGTGGAAAAGACCCAGCAGAATCAGGAGCAGGCCAAGGCGACGCTGCAGCAATTAAAAGAAACCTTTGAGCTGAAACGCAGCGCAGCGCGCGCTGCGATCCGCATTCTTGAGATCCAACGCGACCGGACGCAACGGATCATGCGAAATGCGCAAAGCAACGCCGATCTCATGCAGATTCATTCTCCGTTGGACGGAGTCGTCGTGTTGAACACGATCTGGAAGAACGGCAGAATGGGCGAGGTGCAGGAGGGAGATCAGGTACAGCCTGGTGTTCCCTTTATGCGGGTCGTCAATCCTTCGGCTATGCAGGTGCAGGTATTGGTCAATCAGGAAGACATACTCGGTCTTCGAATCGGCCAGGATGCAAACGTGCGACTGGATGCCTATCCAGAGTTCGTGCTTCCCGGCAAGTTGGAGCAGATTGCACCAATCGCCAGGAGCGGGGATTTTTCCTCCAAGGTGCGAACTTTCTCGACAATTTTTTCGATACAAGGCACTGACGCCCGGCTTATGCCCGACCTTTCGGCTGCGGTCGACCTAACAGTGGATCCCGCCGGTGGCGAGATGAAGGCGGAGCGATGA
- a CDS encoding HlyD family efflux transporter periplasmic adaptor subunit, protein MSGVRKIWLLVGILLALGLGVAAAFHWASPVSESDDIPSVQVKRGDLDSKIHATGEVRATLSAMLAAPQIGGGSLQITHLLHTGVPVKKNDVVIEFDPAEQQFKMEQSRSELEEADEEIAQAKADASVQAARDKVALLTARFDVRRAELEVGKNELASAIDARKNDLALDQARRVLAQLEQDVKSHTVSGQAMIGLAQERRHKAKLAMEQAQQNIEKMRVRAPLDGVVAVEKNEGSNGEFFGGGMALPDYHEGDQTGPGTTIARVIDPATMEVSAKLDERERSNVKVGQAARIQLDALPNQTFQGSVKTISGIASRNFFDEVTGGQFEVTVQLPGSDPRLRAGFTVQMVIEGNARKNILYVPRQAVFMKDGKRVVYVKRGKTYEAREVKVEAETESRTAVDGLAADTQIAFVDPTIPRKSSSHSSTEPSLSGGTR, encoded by the coding sequence GTGAGCGGCGTGCGCAAGATTTGGCTGCTAGTTGGCATCCTGCTGGCCCTTGGCCTCGGGGTGGCCGCCGCATTCCACTGGGCTTCACCGGTCAGCGAGAGTGACGACATCCCATCGGTGCAGGTGAAGCGCGGGGATCTCGATTCCAAAATCCATGCCACCGGGGAAGTGCGAGCCACTCTCTCCGCGATGCTTGCCGCTCCTCAAATCGGAGGTGGATCGCTCCAGATTACTCACCTTCTCCATACCGGAGTGCCCGTCAAGAAAAACGATGTGGTGATCGAATTTGATCCCGCCGAGCAACAGTTCAAGATGGAACAGAGCCGCTCCGAGCTGGAAGAGGCGGATGAGGAGATCGCACAAGCCAAGGCGGATGCTTCAGTGCAAGCCGCGCGGGATAAGGTCGCACTCTTAACAGCTCGCTTCGATGTCCGCCGCGCGGAACTCGAAGTTGGCAAGAACGAACTAGCGAGCGCGATCGATGCCAGGAAGAACGACCTGGCGCTCGATCAGGCGCGGCGGGTGCTGGCGCAACTCGAACAGGACGTCAAGTCCCATACTGTCTCGGGACAAGCCATGATCGGACTTGCCCAAGAGAGGCGCCATAAAGCAAAGTTAGCCATGGAGCAGGCGCAACAGAACATCGAGAAGATGAGAGTGCGCGCTCCCTTGGATGGCGTAGTGGCCGTCGAAAAGAATGAGGGCTCCAATGGTGAGTTTTTCGGGGGAGGAATGGCCCTACCCGATTACCATGAAGGGGATCAGACGGGTCCAGGCACGACGATCGCGCGCGTTATCGATCCCGCGACCATGGAGGTGTCTGCCAAGCTCGACGAGCGAGAGCGCAGCAATGTGAAAGTGGGACAGGCGGCAAGAATCCAACTGGATGCTTTGCCGAATCAGACTTTTCAAGGTTCGGTGAAGACCATTTCCGGGATAGCCTCAAGAAACTTCTTCGATGAAGTGACAGGGGGACAATTTGAAGTTACGGTGCAGTTGCCAGGTTCCGATCCGCGGCTGCGAGCCGGCTTTACCGTGCAGATGGTGATCGAGGGCAACGCCCGCAAGAATATTCTTTACGTGCCGCGCCAGGCAGTGTTCATGAAAGACGGGAAACGCGTGGTATACGTCAAGCGGGGCAAGACGTATGAAGCTCGCGAAGTGAAGGTCGAAGCAGAGACCGAGAGTCGCACTGCTGTGGATGGGCTCGCGGCCGACACGCAGATCGCATTTGTTGATCCCACGATCCCTCGGAAATCGTCCAGTCATTCCTCGACAGAACCGAGTTTGAGTGGAGGGACGCGCTGA
- a CDS encoding c-type cytochrome produces the protein MTYQSKKSGKRTAAGSALVLSLALLLCNLACSRSSTSSAPLPKPTAYGTAIVESSGGKQAAAVGTPLAQPVVLQVNDEQGNALPGALVTLRGPNGVYLDPATGLTDSSGQFTSNVSLGVVPGRYQITASTATKAGKVVDLKVEEVALGYQEMLGSQLNDQYCARCHNQESSAERVSNYDNLETKPHPFTEGDTLNKMTDADLTAIISHGGPALNKSPLMPPYGYTLSKSEMQAVIAYIRMISDPPYGAPGIVYAQQ, from the coding sequence ATGACGTATCAGTCCAAGAAATCCGGTAAGCGGACTGCCGCTGGGAGCGCGCTTGTTTTGTCTCTTGCGCTCCTCCTTTGCAATTTGGCCTGTTCGCGCTCTTCGACTTCTTCCGCGCCGTTGCCGAAGCCAACCGCATACGGGACCGCGATTGTGGAATCGAGCGGCGGCAAGCAGGCTGCCGCAGTAGGAACACCCCTCGCTCAGCCCGTAGTTCTGCAAGTCAATGACGAGCAAGGCAACGCCTTACCGGGCGCTCTGGTCACGCTCCGCGGACCAAACGGCGTCTATCTCGATCCGGCAACTGGACTCACCGACTCCAGCGGACAGTTCACCAGCAACGTTTCCCTCGGCGTGGTTCCCGGACGCTATCAAATTACTGCGAGCACAGCGACCAAGGCCGGTAAAGTTGTTGATCTCAAAGTCGAAGAGGTCGCGCTCGGCTACCAGGAAATGTTGGGCAGCCAACTCAATGACCAGTACTGCGCACGATGCCACAATCAGGAATCAAGCGCCGAGCGTGTATCGAACTACGACAACCTCGAAACCAAGCCACATCCCTTTACAGAAGGCGATACGCTCAACAAAATGACGGATGCCGACCTGACTGCGATCATCTCCCACGGAGGGCCGGCACTCAATAAATCTCCGCTGATGCCACCGTACGGATATACTTTGTCGAAATCCGAGATGCAGGCGGTGATCGCTTACATCCGAATGATTTCCGATCCCCCTTACGGAGCTCCCGGAATTGTTTACGCGCAGCAGTAA
- a CDS encoding c-type cytochrome, whose translation MRLPDSLEKLRQKFFGNTVRAFGWTSLFLLILLAIAPAKNHFAEWRRYQRGYEKLISKRSDAVTLSRHFEPGIQQIWLPEMNVVDRCESCHSALKEPTLMDVTAQPYRPHPPIPHKLEQFGCSVCHRGQGAATSVEEAHMSTLAWEEPLLPAKYLESSCGQCHQQDLKGTPQLNLGRKMLAQYGCVHCHTIKRPDGSVITGVDDPPSLAHVADKTTREWVYAWLKDPQAYSTSATMPNFKLKDEDARDISAFLISSSTSAGVKVVQASLDQAKKVKDDAALQTKAASLYGESFCASCHAVQNAAGNLVGGNVGPELTKVGTKVRPEWLQAWVRNPHDYDPPTGMPHYRFTDQEVGLLTGFLMGKSDSDLLANVHLDTATQEQIDHGKRLVNDYGCASCHEINGIKHPDNFAPELTRIGSKPVSQLAFAAGVPHTLYDYINAKIRQPRAFGSGLKMPQYTFSTAQVDALENALLSHNERSLTMPAAKTVAALPASHYEPAGAAGKLIKDLNCFSCHAINGRGGDMAPDLTWEGSSVQREWLVQFFRNPNTLRPALIRRMPKFNLTDAEINTLTDYIMAVYQSPKIDRDAMPMSGYSAGEVELGKQLYYSKFACQGCHIIDTKQDKGYVGPTLTHVGSRLSAAWVYNWMKDPQALRPGTQEPKRNMSDDDARALTAFLMSQKGREAQEAKKR comes from the coding sequence GTGCGGCTCCCCGACTCTCTCGAAAAACTTCGTCAGAAATTCTTCGGCAATACGGTGCGTGCCTTCGGTTGGACGAGTCTTTTCCTGCTGATCCTGCTGGCGATCGCTCCCGCCAAGAATCATTTTGCCGAATGGCGGCGCTACCAGCGCGGCTACGAAAAACTGATCAGCAAGCGCAGCGACGCCGTTACACTGAGCCGCCACTTCGAACCCGGCATTCAGCAGATCTGGCTGCCGGAAATGAACGTCGTCGATCGTTGCGAGTCCTGCCATTCGGCGCTCAAAGAACCGACCCTGATGGACGTCACCGCGCAGCCCTACCGTCCGCATCCTCCTATCCCGCATAAGCTCGAACAGTTTGGCTGCTCGGTGTGCCATCGCGGACAAGGCGCTGCAACATCTGTCGAAGAAGCTCACATGAGCACGCTCGCATGGGAAGAGCCTCTGCTGCCCGCAAAGTACCTGGAGTCATCCTGCGGACAGTGTCACCAGCAGGATCTGAAAGGCACTCCGCAACTCAATCTCGGCCGCAAGATGCTGGCGCAATATGGCTGTGTTCACTGCCATACGATCAAGCGTCCTGACGGCAGCGTGATCACCGGCGTGGACGATCCGCCGTCGCTCGCGCACGTCGCCGACAAGACGACACGCGAATGGGTCTACGCCTGGCTGAAAGATCCGCAGGCGTATTCGACTTCCGCGACCATGCCGAATTTCAAATTGAAGGATGAAGACGCCCGCGACATTTCAGCGTTTCTTATTTCTTCGAGCACATCGGCTGGCGTCAAAGTCGTACAAGCTTCGCTCGATCAGGCAAAGAAAGTGAAAGACGACGCCGCTCTTCAGACGAAGGCGGCCAGCCTGTACGGAGAATCGTTCTGTGCTTCATGCCACGCCGTGCAGAATGCCGCCGGCAATCTGGTGGGCGGCAATGTGGGACCGGAACTGACGAAAGTAGGCACCAAGGTAAGGCCGGAGTGGCTGCAGGCCTGGGTGCGCAATCCACACGATTACGATCCGCCCACGGGCATGCCGCACTATCGCTTCACGGATCAGGAAGTCGGCCTGCTCACTGGCTTCCTAATGGGCAAGTCAGACTCTGATTTGCTCGCGAACGTTCACCTCGATACTGCCACGCAAGAACAGATTGATCACGGCAAGCGCCTCGTGAATGACTATGGATGCGCGTCCTGCCATGAGATTAACGGCATCAAGCATCCCGACAATTTTGCGCCGGAGCTGACACGGATCGGAAGCAAGCCGGTGAGTCAATTGGCATTCGCGGCCGGTGTTCCGCACACGCTCTACGACTACATCAACGCAAAGATTCGTCAGCCGCGCGCCTTCGGGTCGGGATTGAAAATGCCGCAGTATACGTTCTCGACCGCGCAGGTGGATGCTCTCGAGAACGCTTTGCTCTCCCATAACGAACGGTCTCTCACGATGCCCGCCGCAAAAACGGTGGCTGCTCTTCCCGCTTCGCATTATGAGCCTGCCGGCGCAGCAGGCAAGCTGATCAAAGATCTGAACTGCTTCTCTTGCCACGCCATCAACGGCCGTGGCGGCGACATGGCTCCCGACCTTACATGGGAGGGCAGTTCGGTGCAGCGGGAATGGCTGGTGCAATTCTTTCGCAATCCGAACACGCTGCGGCCAGCGTTGATTCGCCGCATGCCCAAGTTCAACCTGACGGACGCGGAAATCAATACGCTGACCGACTACATCATGGCGGTCTACCAGTCTCCGAAGATCGACCGCGATGCGATGCCGATGTCCGGCTATTCCGCCGGAGAAGTTGAATTGGGCAAACAACTCTACTATTCCAAATTCGCATGCCAGGGTTGCCACATCATCGACACCAAACAGGACAAGGGCTACGTCGGTCCGACATTGACGCATGTCGGCTCCCGCCTGAGTGCGGCGTGGGTCTATAACTGGATGAAAGACCCGCAAGCGCTCCGTCCCGGCACACAGGAGCCGAAGCGCAATATGAGCGACGATGACGCCCGCGCCCTGACCGCATTCCTGATGAGCCAAAAAGGGCGCGAAGCGCAGGAGGCGAAAAAGCGATGA
- a CDS encoding cytochrome b N-terminal domain-containing protein — MNATFNRYFDELRETRVWRSVFRGGTGSSTLHNSMAIQQNVFLHLLSTKVRKRMLEFNATWYLGTLTLGTFVILVITGILLMLYYHPSAPQAYADTKDLQFVVSSGQFLRNLHRWSAHAMVFLVFAHMFRVFYRGAYRPPREFNWVVGVVLLLITLLLSYTGYLLPWDQLAFWAITVGSNIASAVPIVGGKVRFLMLGGHFVNANALLRFYVLHCMILPLVALLFVMIHFWRIRKDGGLYARHSEPDVVMTTAPVRPPV, encoded by the coding sequence ATGAATGCAACTTTCAATCGATATTTCGACGAATTACGTGAGACGCGGGTGTGGCGCTCCGTGTTTCGTGGTGGCACGGGATCGAGCACGCTGCATAACTCGATGGCCATCCAGCAAAACGTCTTCCTGCACTTGCTGTCCACCAAAGTGCGCAAGCGCATGCTGGAATTCAACGCGACCTGGTATCTGGGCACGCTGACGCTCGGCACCTTCGTGATTCTCGTGATCACAGGGATTCTGCTCATGCTCTACTACCATCCCTCGGCACCGCAGGCTTACGCCGACACCAAGGATCTGCAGTTCGTCGTTTCTTCCGGGCAGTTTCTGAGGAACCTGCATCGCTGGTCCGCGCACGCAATGGTCTTCCTGGTCTTCGCGCACATGTTTCGCGTGTTTTACCGAGGCGCGTATCGTCCGCCACGCGAATTCAACTGGGTAGTCGGAGTCGTGCTGCTTCTGATCACGCTCCTCCTCAGTTACACCGGATACCTGTTGCCTTGGGATCAACTGGCCTTCTGGGCGATCACGGTTGGATCTAATATCGCGTCGGCCGTTCCAATCGTGGGCGGGAAGGTCCGTTTCCTGATGCTCGGCGGACATTTCGTGAATGCCAATGCCCTGCTCCGTTTTTACGTACTGCACTGCATGATTCTTCCGCTGGTTGCGTTGTTGTTCGTGATGATCCATTTCTGGCGAATCCGCAAGGATGGCGGTCTGTATGCGCGACACAGTGAGCCGGACGTTGTGATGACGACCGCTCCAGTGAGGCCTCCGGTATGA
- a CDS encoding TolC family protein, whose product MKLRLLWALLLLGTLSFAQNIYERETFHALSSPQVISDQLPAPKYLQEHVVDGKLRLSLEEAIIATLMSNSNVRLQELNVEDSKFSLLRAHSTFDPALSVSFNAQRATFPANSDLQGAPIPTSLLQASKVDYGQTLETGTNLQVGFTANRFATNDSNIFLNPSITSGLNFQITQPLLRNRWLFANRAPLVIARRNVRISLASFEAQVNDAVLNTVTQYWNVVLARGSVEIAKKSQDAADASYKRAKRELELGALAPLDIYRSESQVATRRVQVIQAEYDLKRTEDALRFTLGASVDPLLRALDLDLTEMPVRDEAAFDIDATTALQQAMEVRPELEALRQALANDDVSIRLAHNNLLPDLRLAGNYAGNGVAGSPSGGLGDSLNQAFTFGYPTYGFSLSLNLPIKNRSAQAELGTAMVSRRRDLYSERRLKEQITLDVTNAVHQLEEAKLSLAASRQALDLSRKNLAAEQRKIELGTEQVFFVLDAQKEVAQAETIVLQAEVNYQLAVTLVQHATGKLLEPYRMQVKELTR is encoded by the coding sequence ATGAAACTCCGTTTACTTTGGGCCCTTCTTCTGCTGGGTACTCTGTCGTTTGCGCAGAACATCTATGAGCGGGAGACTTTTCATGCGCTCAGCAGTCCGCAAGTCATCTCCGACCAACTTCCCGCACCGAAATACCTTCAGGAGCACGTCGTGGACGGCAAGTTGCGCCTCAGCCTAGAGGAAGCGATCATCGCGACGCTGATGAGTAACAGCAATGTCCGCCTGCAGGAACTAAACGTTGAAGATTCGAAGTTCTCGCTGCTACGGGCGCACTCGACATTTGATCCTGCCCTGTCAGTCAGCTTCAACGCCCAGCGTGCGACGTTTCCAGCCAATTCCGACCTCCAAGGGGCTCCAATCCCCACTTCACTCCTTCAGGCCTCGAAAGTAGATTACGGCCAGACGCTCGAGACCGGGACGAATCTGCAAGTCGGCTTCACCGCCAATCGGTTTGCCACCAACGACTCGAACATTTTCCTCAATCCCTCCATCACGTCAGGTTTGAATTTCCAGATTACGCAGCCCTTGCTTCGAAATCGATGGTTGTTCGCAAACCGCGCGCCCCTGGTCATCGCACGCCGAAACGTCCGCATCTCCCTGGCGAGCTTCGAGGCTCAGGTGAACGATGCCGTTCTGAATACTGTTACGCAGTACTGGAACGTCGTACTGGCCCGCGGGAGTGTGGAAATCGCAAAGAAATCTCAAGACGCTGCCGACGCCAGCTACAAGCGCGCTAAGCGCGAGCTCGAATTAGGGGCATTGGCTCCGCTCGACATTTATCGTTCCGAGTCGCAGGTTGCAACCCGGCGTGTACAAGTGATCCAGGCCGAGTACGATCTGAAGCGGACCGAGGACGCTCTCCGTTTTACGCTCGGAGCGTCCGTCGACCCGCTTCTTCGAGCCCTTGACCTTGACCTTACAGAAATGCCGGTGCGTGACGAGGCCGCTTTCGATATCGACGCGACGACCGCACTCCAGCAGGCGATGGAAGTCCGTCCCGAACTCGAGGCCCTGAGGCAGGCGCTCGCCAATGACGACGTGAGCATCCGACTCGCTCACAATAACCTGTTGCCAGATCTGCGGCTGGCGGGAAACTATGCTGGCAATGGAGTGGCAGGTAGTCCAAGCGGCGGTCTGGGCGATTCACTGAACCAGGCTTTCACGTTTGGCTATCCGACATATGGCTTCTCGCTCAGCCTGAATCTCCCGATCAAGAACCGGTCTGCGCAAGCCGAGCTTGGTACAGCAATGGTTTCGCGGCGCCGCGACCTGTACTCCGAACGGCGACTGAAGGAGCAGATCACGCTGGATGTTACGAATGCAGTTCACCAACTGGAAGAAGCGAAACTCAGCTTAGCTGCCAGCCGGCAAGCGCTCGACCTTTCGCGCAAGAACCTCGCTGCCGAACAGAGGAAAATCGAACTAGGTACCGAGCAGGTTTTTTTTGTGCTGGACGCGCAAAAGGAAGTCGCGCAAGCAGAGACGATTGTCCTGCAAGCTGAAGTCAATTATCAACTCGCAGTTACATTGGTACAGCACGCAACCGGCAAACTCCTGGAGCCTTATCGCATGCAAGTGAAGGAATTGACCCGATAA